The Campylobacter sp. CN_NE2 genome contains a region encoding:
- a CDS encoding CiaD-like domain-containing protein, with the protein MKLEDIAKTVIKDLEKLEQEKKGLNENLQVKNFEQNSANFSQNSANSNDKFLDDDLEIYSDIVLPNTKKSDLIAFNFHFESLNFGSSKDEEKNQNKNESSNLENSNLADEKYDFADEKYDFADEKYDFADEKYDFDDEKIDETLQNVTQISKDENLQNEFEIPKNESLKSEFEIFENEDFSEISDNDIINDFDDEKLEIIRDENFENLEDMDFSQNLQDQISQTEQICDSENLQNLNAELSASISKINELLANLSEVKNDEVQFLSALKERILVLFEGLNAFEGDLEARVELSIKFMEFLLASIDNRVENLSK; encoded by the coding sequence ATGAAACTAGAAGACATTGCAAAAACCGTAATCAAAGATTTAGAGAAGTTGGAGCAAGAAAAAAAAGGTTTAAATGAAAATTTGCAAGTTAAGAATTTTGAGCAAAATTCGGCGAATTTTAGTCAAAATTCGGCAAATTCTAACGATAAATTTTTAGATGACGATTTGGAAATTTATTCTGATATTGTGTTGCCAAATACCAAAAAAAGCGACCTAATAGCTTTTAATTTTCATTTTGAAAGTCTAAATTTTGGCTCTTCAAAAGATGAAGAAAAAAATCAAAACAAAAACGAAAGCTCAAATCTTGAAAATTCGAATTTAGCAGATGAAAAATATGATTTTGCCGATGAAAAATATGATTTTGCCGATGAAAAATATGATTTTGCCGATGAAAAATATGATTTTGACGATGAAAAAATAGATGAAACTTTACAAAATGTAACCCAAATTTCAAAAGATGAAAATTTGCAAAATGAGTTTGAAATTCCAAAAAACGAAAGTTTAAAAAGCGAATTTGAAATTTTTGAAAATGAAGATTTTAGCGAGATTTCTGACAATGATATTATAAATGATTTTGATGATGAAAAATTGGAAATCATAAGAGATGAGAATTTTGAAAATTTAGAAGATATGGATTTTAGTCAAAATCTGCAAGATCAAATTTCGCAAACGGAGCAAATTTGCGATAGTGAAAATTTGCAAAATTTAAATGCCGAATTGTCTGCTTCTATATCGAAAATCAACGAGCTTTTGGCAAATTTGAGCGAAGTTAAAAACGACGAAGTTCAGTTTTTAAGCGCCTTAAAAGAGCGAATTTTAGTGCTTTTTGAAGGCTTAAATGCTTTTGAAGGCGATTTGGAAGCTAGGGTTGAATTAAGTATCAAATTTATGGAATTTTTACTTGCAAGTATCGACAACAGAGTTGAAAATTTATCAAAATAG
- the leuB gene encoding 3-isopropylmalate dehydrogenase, whose protein sequence is MKTYNICVIKGDGIGPEIIEEAIKVLDTVSHKFGFELNYDYKLMGGAAYDVFGEPLPDETLNAAKSSDAVLFGAIGGEKWDNLPRHLRPESGLLKIRKELGAFANLRPAIIFDELVNASSLKPETVSGVDIMVVRELTGGIYFGQPREKRENDAFNTMVYSRDEIVRVSKVAFESAMKRNKKITMVDKANVLETSQLWREVVSEMAKDYPQVALEFMYVDNAAMQLVRDPKQFDVILTENLFGDILSDEASMVCGSIGLLPSASIGGKVGIYEPIHGSAPDIAGQGIANPIATILSAAMMLRYAFNENEAADAIEKAVKAVLKDGYRTKDIARFDAKEVCSTTEIGSIIADYANKI, encoded by the coding sequence GTGAAAACTTATAATATTTGTGTTATCAAAGGCGACGGAATCGGCCCTGAAATCATCGAAGAGGCAATTAAGGTTTTAGATACCGTAAGCCATAAATTCGGCTTTGAGTTAAATTATGATTACAAGCTAATGGGCGGAGCAGCGTATGATGTTTTTGGTGAGCCACTCCCTGATGAAACGCTAAATGCAGCAAAATCAAGCGACGCCGTGCTTTTTGGGGCGATCGGTGGCGAAAAATGGGACAATTTACCACGCCATTTGCGACCTGAAAGCGGTCTTTTAAAAATTCGAAAAGAGCTCGGCGCGTTTGCGAATTTACGCCCTGCGATTATTTTTGATGAGCTTGTAAATGCTTCATCATTAAAGCCTGAAACAGTTAGCGGTGTTGATATTATGGTTGTTAGAGAGCTAACGGGCGGAATTTATTTTGGACAACCACGCGAAAAACGCGAAAACGACGCATTTAACACGATGGTTTATAGCCGTGATGAAATCGTGCGTGTTTCAAAAGTCGCTTTTGAAAGTGCGATGAAACGAAATAAAAAAATCACAATGGTCGATAAGGCAAATGTGCTAGAAACTAGCCAACTTTGGCGTGAAGTAGTAAGCGAAATGGCAAAGGATTATCCGCAAGTGGCATTAGAATTTATGTATGTGGATAACGCTGCAATGCAGCTTGTGCGCGATCCAAAACAATTTGATGTTATTTTAACAGAAAATCTTTTTGGCGATATTTTAAGCGATGAAGCAAGTATGGTTTGTGGCTCGATCGGACTTTTGCCAAGTGCTAGTATCGGTGGCAAGGTAGGAATTTACGAGCCTATTCACGGCTCAGCGCCTGACATAGCCGGGCAAGGAATAGCAAATCCGATTGCGACAATTTTAAGTGCTGCGATGATGTTAAGATACGCATTTAACGAAAACGAAGCAGCAGATGCGATAGAAAAAGCGGTAAAAGCAGTTTTAAAAGACGGATATAGAACGAAAGATATTGCGAGATTTGACGCAAAAGAGGTCTGCTCGACAACCGAAATCGGCTCAATCATCGCAGATTACGCAAATAAAATATGA
- a CDS encoding 3-isopropylmalate dehydratase small subunit encodes MSKVWKFKDNIDTDIIIAARYLNTSDPAILASHVMEDADKDFSKKISPGDIIVAGENFGCGSSREHAPIALKAAGISCVIAKSFARIFYRNSFNMGLLILECDKTDEIGEGDELEIDLDNGIIKNLTTKKEYKFSPMPPFMQELLQTGGLINYAKSKM; translated from the coding sequence ATGTCAAAAGTTTGGAAATTTAAAGACAATATCGACACCGATATTATCATTGCGGCTCGTTATTTAAACACTTCTGATCCTGCGATTTTAGCAAGTCATGTTATGGAAGATGCAGATAAAGATTTTTCTAAAAAAATTTCACCGGGCGACATTATCGTCGCAGGGGAAAATTTTGGCTGTGGAAGTAGTAGAGAACACGCTCCTATCGCTTTAAAAGCAGCAGGAATTTCGTGCGTCATAGCAAAGTCTTTTGCTAGAATTTTCTACCGAAATAGCTTTAATATGGGATTACTTATTTTAGAATGCGACAAAACAGATGAAATCGGCGAAGGCGATGAGCTAGAAATCGACCTTGATAATGGCATTATCAAAAATTTAACGACAAAAAAAGAGTATAAATTCTCTCCAATGCCGCCGTTTATGCAAGAACTTTTGCAAACGGGCGGTTTGATAAATTATGCAAAATCAAAAATGTAA
- a CDS encoding LysE family translocator, which translates to MDYFLFIATYALISILPGINMMFAMSIGLSFGLKKALIAIFGLLISLGILSFICGVGIGVLIVKIPIFMFLIKILGGAYLLYMSYKIYKSSANLTLQTIPNLSKKELFTQGFICNMANPKAWIFIGALLPKFLDSQNILSARLFILIAIMLIIEFCSLMIYATGGAAFRKFMSDKISIISKFSAILIALVAILLIFE; encoded by the coding sequence ATGGATTATTTTTTATTTATTGCAACTTATGCTCTTATTTCTATTTTGCCCGGAATCAACATGATGTTTGCGATGAGTATCGGACTTAGTTTTGGCTTGAAAAAAGCGTTGATTGCGATATTTGGTCTGCTTATATCACTTGGAATTTTATCTTTTATCTGTGGCGTTGGTATCGGTGTATTGATAGTAAAAATTCCGATTTTTATGTTTTTGATTAAAATTCTAGGCGGGGCGTATCTTTTGTATATGAGTTATAAAATTTATAAAAGTTCTGCAAATTTAACGCTTCAAACTATACCAAATTTAAGCAAAAAAGAGCTTTTTACGCAAGGATTTATCTGTAATATGGCAAATCCAAAAGCGTGGATTTTCATCGGCGCTTTGCTTCCGAAATTTTTAGATAGCCAAAATATCTTAAGCGCAAGGCTTTTTATTTTAATCGCAATTATGCTTATAATCGAGTTTTGCTCGTTGATGATTTATGCTACGGGCGGGGCAGCATTTCGCAAATTTATGAGCGATAAAATTTCTATTATAAGCAAATTTTCTGCGATTTTAATCGCACTTGTAGCGATTTTGTTAATTTTTGAGTAG
- the rpoD gene encoding RNA polymerase sigma factor RpoD codes for MATSKDFFSKVEQFFSENQKSYITYERLIKFFDKAPTATNVKKIEILAKEFDVELISSAEVAKIKNLEDAKNSQDAQRKLLDDELDGEFDLTNDSELMEWSRSDSPVRMYLREMGQIPLLVKEEEVEISKKIELGEDIIIDAFCSVPFLIDFILEYKEPLINRERRVKELFKSFDEGEEDEEEDIDIDEYAEDEEENQEEKKKLNRKNDKRAEKVIESFKALEKAKKDWKKFADKNAIEIQESDSISAKLNLAFKKKVLKEKLMDLGPTSKLITEIVKSMETALKSDSEFEKELKRLEYKLPMFSAELKKNHQSILKDITKLSKEDIIARVPEATMVSTYVDIKKLFLTKEASKQGFDLEPEKLKVILEQIKRGKKISDDAKARMAKSNLRLVVSIAKRYTNRGLPFLDLIQEGNIGLMKAVDKFEYKRGYKFSTYATWWIRQAISRAIADQARTIRIPIHMIETINRINKITRKYMQEEGKEPDIALIANEVGLSIDKVKQVIKITKEPISLEAPIGNEDDGKFGDFVEDKSSVSPIDQILKADLKEQIDEVLDQLNEREKAVIRMRFGLLDDESDRTLEEIGKELNVTRERVRQIESSAIKKLKHPKVGRKLKNYIEG; via the coding sequence ATGGCAACTTCCAAAGATTTTTTTTCAAAAGTGGAACAATTTTTCAGCGAAAACCAAAAAAGTTACATTACCTACGAACGACTTATCAAATTTTTTGACAAAGCACCGACTGCGACAAATGTTAAAAAAATCGAAATTTTAGCCAAAGAATTCGATGTTGAGTTAATCTCATCGGCAGAAGTAGCAAAAATCAAAAACCTTGAAGACGCTAAAAACAGCCAAGACGCCCAAAGAAAGCTACTTGATGACGAATTAGACGGCGAATTTGACCTAACAAATGATAGTGAGCTTATGGAGTGGAGCCGTTCTGATAGCCCGGTGCGTATGTATCTACGCGAAATGGGTCAAATTCCGCTTCTCGTAAAAGAAGAAGAGGTCGAAATCAGCAAAAAAATCGAGCTTGGCGAAGATATTATCATCGATGCTTTTTGCTCTGTGCCATTTTTGATAGATTTTATTTTAGAATACAAAGAGCCTTTGATAAACAGAGAACGCCGCGTAAAAGAGCTTTTTAAGAGCTTTGATGAAGGCGAAGAAGACGAAGAAGAAGACATCGATATAGACGAATACGCCGAAGACGAAGAAGAAAATCAAGAAGAAAAGAAAAAACTAAATCGCAAAAACGATAAACGAGCCGAAAAGGTTATAGAAAGCTTTAAGGCACTCGAAAAAGCAAAAAAAGACTGGAAAAAATTTGCCGATAAAAATGCAATCGAAATTCAAGAAAGCGATAGTATCTCAGCAAAACTAAATTTAGCTTTCAAAAAGAAAGTTTTAAAAGAAAAACTAATGGATTTGGGTCCTACTAGCAAACTCATAACAGAAATCGTAAAATCAATGGAAACAGCGCTAAAAAGCGATAGCGAATTTGAAAAAGAGCTAAAACGCTTGGAATACAAACTTCCTATGTTTAGCGCAGAGCTGAAAAAAAATCACCAAAGCATTTTAAAAGATATTACAAAACTAAGCAAAGAAGACATTATCGCGCGTGTTCCGGAAGCTACAATGGTATCAACCTATGTGGATATTAAAAAACTTTTCCTTACAAAAGAAGCTAGCAAGCAAGGCTTTGACTTAGAGCCTGAAAAGCTAAAAGTTATTTTAGAGCAAATCAAACGGGGCAAAAAAATCTCCGATGACGCAAAAGCCCGTATGGCAAAGTCAAATTTGCGTTTAGTCGTCAGTATCGCAAAACGCTACACAAATCGTGGTTTGCCGTTTTTGGATTTGATCCAAGAAGGAAATATCGGGCTTATGAAAGCTGTGGATAAATTTGAATACAAACGGGGTTATAAATTTTCTACCTATGCGACATGGTGGATTCGTCAAGCCATTTCTAGGGCGATAGCCGATCAAGCAAGAACGATTCGAATTCCAATCCACATGATAGAAACGATAAACCGAATAAACAAAATCACGCGAAAATATATGCAAGAAGAAGGCAAAGAGCCTGACATCGCTCTTATCGCAAATGAAGTGGGGCTTAGCATAGATAAAGTAAAACAGGTGATAAAAATCACAAAAGAGCCAATCAGCCTTGAAGCGCCTATCGGAAACGAAGACGACGGCAAATTTGGCGATTTTGTCGAAGATAAAAGCTCGGTTTCGCCGATAGATCAAATTTTAAAAGCAGACCTAAAAGAGCAAATCGATGAAGTGCTAGATCAGCTAAATGAACGCGAAAAAGCGGTTATTCGTATGAGATTTGGGCTTTTGGACGATGAAAGCGACCGAACACTTGAAGAAATCGGCAAAGAGCTAAATGTAACAAGAGAACGCGTTCGCCAAATCGAAAGCTCAGCAATCAAAAAACTAAAACACCCAAAAGTCGGACGAAAACTTAAAAACTATATCGAAGGGTGA